Proteins encoded together in one Fibrobacter sp. UWP2 window:
- a CDS encoding lipopolysaccharide assembly protein LapB, whose product MNIRISAIALACLFGISSSLAADPRLEQGARFEAKGEYDMALGEYRSILAEDPRNSDAYFAAAEVRVKMKDYSGALANYRLAYKFNASMSAAYEGAAKVYELLGQKAKADAERMKDPKNKPAEEVAAEATPAAEPVAEAKAAEPAPAAEPAVPTKKIAEVQKAEPAPAAEPAKAAEPAKVEPVKEPAKVAEAPKAEPAKAEPAAASEDPFEKGKALLAEGKYKEAAPLWREVLSKKPGHAGAYFYAGVTRYEMGEFDKAEFNLKKGLTYAEQGNDANYYLAMVYQKTNRKELEKKSLAAYLKKAAPDGRFRKPAEDRLAELNAPAVQDSATPAEAVAAAEPAPVADTPKVVEAPKAEPQAATAEGNSIANANMLFKAGSFEAALQMYKALLDTEISPDERYFAMLQMGNIYREMRDFHSAVTRYREVVQQFPDSDWATEAERALEDAVWLEKHASELPRRAR is encoded by the coding sequence ATGAATATTCGGATTTCTGCGATTGCTTTGGCTTGTCTCTTTGGAATTTCCAGCTCGCTTGCCGCCGACCCGCGCTTGGAGCAGGGCGCCCGATTTGAGGCGAAGGGCGAATACGACATGGCGCTGGGCGAATACCGCTCCATTTTGGCGGAGGACCCCAGGAATTCCGACGCCTATTTTGCCGCCGCCGAAGTCCGCGTGAAGATGAAGGATTACAGTGGCGCCCTTGCCAACTACCGTCTTGCATACAAGTTTAACGCGTCCATGAGCGCCGCCTACGAGGGGGCCGCCAAGGTGTACGAGCTGCTGGGGCAAAAGGCTAAGGCCGACGCCGAACGCATGAAGGACCCCAAGAACAAGCCTGCCGAGGAAGTCGCTGCAGAGGCGACTCCTGCCGCAGAGCCGGTCGCCGAGGCCAAGGCTGCGGAGCCCGCACCTGCCGCGGAGCCCGCCGTGCCGACCAAGAAGATTGCCGAAGTGCAAAAAGCGGAACCCGCTCCTGCCGCAGAGCCTGCGAAAGCTGCAGAACCCGCCAAGGTGGAGCCCGTCAAAGAGCCCGCTAAGGTCGCCGAGGCGCCCAAGGCCGAACCTGCCAAAGCGGAACCCGCCGCGGCAAGCGAGGACCCCTTTGAAAAGGGCAAGGCGCTGCTCGCCGAGGGCAAGTACAAAGAAGCCGCCCCGCTGTGGCGCGAAGTGCTTTCGAAAAAGCCTGGGCATGCGGGTGCCTATTTTTATGCCGGCGTGACCCGTTACGAAATGGGCGAGTTCGACAAGGCTGAGTTCAACCTGAAGAAGGGCCTGACCTACGCGGAACAGGGTAACGACGCCAACTACTACCTCGCCATGGTCTACCAGAAGACCAACCGCAAGGAGCTGGAAAAGAAATCCCTCGCCGCCTACCTGAAAAAGGCCGCTCCCGATGGACGTTTCCGCAAGCCCGCCGAGGACCGCCTGGCGGAACTCAACGCCCCTGCGGTCCAGGATAGCGCAACCCCTGCCGAGGCAGTCGCGGCAGCCGAACCGGCCCCCGTTGCAGATACGCCCAAGGTAGTTGAAGCACCGAAGGCGGAACCGCAGGCCGCCACGGCGGAAGGCAACTCTATCGCCAATGCGAACATGCTCTTTAAGGCGGGGAGCTTCGAGGCCGCCCTACAGATGTACAAGGCCCTGCTCGATACGGAGATCAGCCCCGACGAGCGTTACTTCGCGATGCTCCAGATGGGCAACATCTACCGCGAAATGCGTGACTTCCACAGCGCCGTGACGCGCTACCGTGAAGTGGTTCAGCAGTTCCCCGATTCTGACTGGGCCACCGAGGCCGAACGTGCACTCGAAGATGCCGTGTGGCTCGAAAAGCATGCTTCTGAACTGCCGCGCCGCGCGCGATAG
- the groL gene encoding chaperonin GroEL (60 kDa chaperone family; promotes refolding of misfolded polypeptides especially under stressful conditions; forms two stacked rings of heptamers to form a barrel-shaped 14mer; ends can be capped by GroES; misfolded proteins enter the barrel where they are refolded when GroES binds) → MAKQLKFDVAAREALMKGVDKLANAVKVTLGPKGRNVMLGRSFGAPNVTKDGVTVAKEIELEDAYENLGAQMAKEVANKTNDAAGDGTTTATVLAQAITREGLKNVAAGANPMDIKRGMDAAVDAVIDEIGKMAVKINGKEHIAQVATISANNDSEIGDLLANAMEKVGNDGVITIEESKTADTVLDVVEGMQFDRGYLSPYFVTNTDSMEVSLENPYILLYDKKISTMKDLLPMLEHVAKQGKSLLIIAEDVDGEALATLVVNKMRGTLKVAAVKAPGFGDRRKAMLEDIAILTGGMLVSEDTGAKLEDAPVTVLGQAKSITITKDNTTIVEGAGDAASIKGRIGQIKKQIETTTSDYDREKLQERLAKLAGGVAVIKVGAATEVEMKEKKDRVDDAMHATRAAVEEGIVPGGGVALIRAEKAIDALKFDNADQKTGAAIIRRAIEEPLRQIVQNAGLEGSVVVNKVKEGKDAFGYNAKTDTYEDLIKAGVIDPAKVARTALKNAASIASMILTTDCVVTEKKEPKPAAPAMDPSMGGMGGMM, encoded by the coding sequence ATGGCAAAGCAATTGAAGTTTGATGTGGCAGCACGTGAAGCCCTCATGAAGGGCGTAGACAAGCTCGCTAACGCAGTCAAGGTCACCCTCGGCCCCAAGGGCCGCAACGTTATGCTCGGCAGGTCCTTTGGCGCCCCGAACGTGACGAAGGACGGTGTCACCGTCGCCAAGGAAATTGAACTCGAGGACGCTTACGAGAACCTCGGCGCCCAGATGGCGAAGGAAGTCGCGAACAAGACGAACGACGCCGCTGGTGACGGTACCACTACCGCAACGGTCCTCGCTCAGGCGATTACCCGCGAAGGTCTCAAGAACGTGGCCGCCGGTGCAAACCCCATGGACATCAAGCGCGGTATGGACGCCGCCGTTGACGCCGTCATCGACGAAATCGGCAAGATGGCCGTGAAGATTAACGGCAAGGAGCACATCGCCCAGGTGGCGACGATCTCCGCCAACAACGATTCCGAAATCGGCGACCTCTTGGCCAACGCCATGGAAAAGGTCGGCAACGACGGTGTGATTACCATCGAAGAATCCAAGACCGCCGACACGGTGCTCGACGTGGTGGAAGGTATGCAGTTCGACCGCGGCTACCTCTCTCCGTACTTTGTCACCAACACCGACAGCATGGAAGTCTCCCTCGAGAATCCGTACATCTTGCTGTACGACAAGAAGATTTCTACTATGAAGGATTTGCTCCCGATGCTCGAACACGTGGCAAAGCAGGGCAAGTCTCTCCTCATCATCGCCGAAGACGTCGATGGCGAAGCTCTCGCAACGCTGGTTGTGAACAAGATGCGTGGCACCCTGAAGGTCGCTGCCGTCAAGGCTCCGGGCTTCGGTGACCGTCGCAAGGCCATGCTCGAAGACATCGCTATCCTCACTGGCGGTATGCTGGTTTCCGAAGACACGGGCGCGAAGCTCGAAGACGCTCCGGTCACCGTCCTTGGCCAGGCCAAGTCCATCACCATCACCAAGGACAACACCACGATTGTGGAAGGTGCCGGTGATGCTGCCTCCATCAAGGGCCGTATCGGTCAGATCAAGAAGCAGATTGAAACCACCACCAGCGACTACGACCGCGAAAAGCTCCAGGAACGCCTGGCCAAGCTTGCCGGCGGCGTTGCCGTGATCAAGGTTGGTGCTGCTACCGAAGTCGAAATGAAGGAAAAGAAGGACCGCGTCGACGACGCCATGCACGCAACCCGTGCTGCCGTCGAAGAAGGCATTGTTCCGGGTGGTGGCGTTGCCCTCATCCGTGCCGAGAAGGCCATTGATGCTCTCAAATTCGACAACGCCGACCAGAAGACTGGTGCTGCCATCATCCGCCGCGCCATCGAAGAGCCGCTCCGCCAGATTGTGCAGAACGCCGGTCTCGAAGGTTCTGTGGTGGTGAACAAGGTGAAGGAAGGCAAGGACGCCTTCGGTTACAACGCGAAGACCGACACCTACGAAGACCTCATCAAGGCTGGCGTCATCGACCCGGCTAAGGTCGCTCGTACGGCCCTCAAGAATGCGGCCTCCATCGCTTCCATGATTCTTACCACCGACTGCGTGGTGACCGAGAAGAAGGAACCCAAGCCGGCAGCGCCTGCCATGGACCCCTCCATGGGTGGCATGGGCGGCATGATGTAA
- the groES gene encoding co-chaperone GroES produces the protein MIKPLADRIVVKPAEAEQKTSSGLFIPDNAKEKPMQGKVVAVGPGRKNDKGEIVPMEVKVGDVVLYGKYSGTEVTVDGENYLIVKEPDVIATL, from the coding sequence ATGATCAAGCCTTTAGCAGATCGAATCGTTGTCAAGCCGGCCGAAGCCGAACAGAAGACCTCCTCGGGACTCTTCATTCCGGATAACGCCAAGGAAAAGCCCATGCAGGGTAAGGTCGTGGCCGTGGGCCCGGGCCGCAAGAACGACAAGGGCGAAATTGTCCCGATGGAAGTCAAGGTGGGCGACGTGGTGCTCTACGGCAAGTACAGCGGCACCGAAGTCACCGTCGATGGCGAAAACTACCTCATCGTGAAGGAACCGGACGTCATCGCGACGCTCTAA
- a CDS encoding helix-turn-helix transcriptional regulator has protein sequence MTYDHDLFCKAFQQLVLRVRQETLITQKQLSLQSGLTRQFISMLESGHRCPSFENFCSLARGMGLSPAMMSEKFDSIYIAESQKLDRLAAEPSNPSEYIKKTGRGRRGRPKRFR, from the coding sequence ATGACTTACGATCATGACTTGTTCTGCAAGGCTTTCCAACAGTTGGTCTTGCGCGTAAGGCAGGAAACGTTGATTACACAAAAGCAACTATCGCTACAGTCGGGTTTGACCCGTCAGTTCATATCGATGCTGGAGTCCGGTCATCGTTGTCCGTCTTTCGAAAACTTCTGTTCTTTAGCCAGGGGCATGGGACTTTCACCCGCCATGATGTCGGAGAAATTCGATTCGATATACATAGCAGAAAGTCAAAAATTGGACCGGCTGGCGGCGGAACCGTCAAATCCCTCGGAGTACATAAAAAAGACTGGGCGAGGTCGTCGCGGACGGCCTAAACGCTTCAGGTAG
- a CDS encoding penicillin-binding protein 1A translates to MDKLKKYLFICLDYLKGIFTDKKVIKWLIIFAIPVVAGITAVVVTYIHFSPELPSLSQLEQINPKLVTNIYDMNGKIAHEYYVERREWTPFDSIPLDAIHAVMATEDRAFFNHWGMNVWAIPSAIMESISSGKKLRGASTLTQQLTKLLFLTPERSISRKIKEAMTAIRIEQTYTKEEILEFYMNEVYLSGGNYGFQAAGKFYFGHSLDSLTIPQFAVLAGMLQRPEAYRPDRHPEASLERRNTVLYAMYDAGYITKEQYHEYVNTPITLAEKEEDTGSGLYFYEEIRKYMEKKYGENSLYADGVSINSTIDPDIQEFADSVARVQVEKVRRRVKYRATRRLQLTKKYNMKEDSVVAHFDSIYADFKKNYLAKDTNPDLTKRRFPDSIQYHHPEIAAIIIENQTGAIRAMVGGSDFNKSRWNRAVQSLRQPGSSFKPIVYATAMDNGASPCDSVNDQPVTIPDPDDKNPNKVWRPGNFEHDFEGMMTLRRALYRSKNLPAILTGMKYGLNNVVNYARKFGIVRAPLLPVPSLALGSVGATLMEMTSAYTVFPNGGNRIEPYMIESIVDRNGEVIEKNTKVEHEVLRPASAYIMVDMLKDVNIRGTAARVWASGFTHPSGGKTGTTNDYTDCWYIGFTKQYTMGVWVGSDSPGTLGAGHTGTEDALPVWMAVMKELHKDLPRKPFPVPGGVVSRGICNHTGKLAGEFCSEKTYCLYTAGYAPEETCDGNHFEVRTKSADDATLFSNKGASESKSTGGSGGAAKKTRKMF, encoded by the coding sequence ATGGACAAGCTAAAAAAATACTTATTTATTTGCCTTGACTACCTCAAGGGTATTTTCACCGACAAAAAAGTGATCAAGTGGCTCATCATCTTCGCGATCCCCGTGGTCGCGGGAATCACCGCCGTGGTCGTCACCTACATCCACTTTTCGCCGGAGCTGCCGTCCCTCTCGCAGCTCGAACAAATCAACCCGAAACTCGTGACGAACATCTACGACATGAACGGAAAGATTGCCCACGAGTACTACGTGGAACGCCGCGAATGGACGCCGTTCGACTCCATCCCGCTTGACGCGATTCACGCGGTGATGGCGACCGAAGACCGCGCCTTTTTCAATCACTGGGGCATGAACGTCTGGGCGATCCCGAGCGCCATCATGGAAAGCATCTCCAGCGGCAAAAAACTCCGTGGCGCCTCCACCCTCACCCAGCAGTTGACCAAGCTTTTGTTCCTCACCCCAGAACGTTCCATCTCGCGTAAGATCAAAGAGGCGATGACCGCCATCCGCATCGAGCAAACCTACACCAAAGAAGAGATCTTGGAGTTCTACATGAACGAGGTGTACCTCTCGGGCGGCAACTACGGCTTCCAGGCCGCAGGCAAGTTCTACTTTGGCCACTCGCTCGACAGCCTCACCATCCCGCAGTTCGCGGTGCTCGCTGGCATGCTGCAACGCCCCGAGGCCTACCGCCCGGATCGCCACCCCGAGGCTAGCCTGGAACGCCGCAACACAGTGCTCTACGCCATGTACGACGCGGGCTACATCACCAAGGAACAGTACCACGAGTACGTTAACACGCCCATCACCCTCGCCGAAAAGGAAGAGGACACAGGATCGGGCCTCTACTTTTACGAAGAAATCCGCAAGTACATGGAGAAAAAATACGGCGAGAACTCCCTCTATGCCGACGGCGTCTCCATCAACTCGACCATCGATCCCGACATTCAGGAGTTCGCCGACAGCGTCGCCCGCGTGCAGGTCGAAAAGGTGCGCCGCCGTGTGAAGTACCGCGCCACCCGCAGGCTCCAGCTCACCAAAAAATACAACATGAAAGAGGACAGCGTCGTCGCCCACTTTGACAGCATCTACGCTGACTTCAAGAAAAACTACCTCGCCAAGGACACGAACCCAGACCTGACCAAGCGCAGGTTCCCCGACAGTATCCAGTACCACCATCCCGAAATTGCCGCCATCATCATAGAGAACCAAACGGGCGCCATCCGCGCCATGGTGGGCGGGAGCGACTTCAACAAGTCCCGCTGGAACCGCGCCGTGCAGTCTTTGCGCCAGCCGGGATCCAGTTTCAAGCCCATTGTTTACGCAACAGCCATGGACAACGGAGCCTCCCCCTGCGACTCGGTGAACGATCAGCCGGTGACGATTCCCGACCCCGACGACAAGAACCCGAACAAAGTCTGGCGCCCGGGCAACTTCGAACACGACTTCGAAGGCATGATGACGCTCCGTCGCGCCCTCTACCGTTCCAAAAACCTCCCCGCCATTTTGACCGGTATGAAGTACGGTTTGAACAACGTTGTCAACTATGCGCGCAAGTTCGGCATTGTGAGGGCACCGTTGCTCCCGGTGCCTAGCCTCGCCCTGGGTTCCGTAGGCGCGACGCTCATGGAAATGACTTCTGCCTACACGGTGTTCCCCAACGGAGGGAACCGCATTGAACCATACATGATCGAGTCGATTGTGGACCGCAACGGCGAAGTCATCGAAAAGAACACGAAGGTCGAGCACGAAGTGCTCCGCCCGGCATCGGCCTACATCATGGTCGACATGCTCAAGGACGTGAACATCCGCGGTACGGCGGCTCGCGTTTGGGCGAGCGGGTTTACGCACCCGAGCGGCGGCAAGACCGGAACCACCAACGATTACACCGACTGCTGGTACATCGGCTTCACCAAGCAATACACCATGGGCGTGTGGGTCGGTTCCGACAGCCCGGGCACCCTGGGCGCGGGCCACACCGGCACCGAGGACGCCCTCCCCGTTTGGATGGCTGTGATGAAGGAACTCCACAAAGACTTGCCCCGCAAGCCGTTCCCGGTGCCAGGCGGCGTCGTGAGCCGCGGCATTTGCAACCACACAGGCAAACTCGCCGGGGAATTCTGCTCCGAAAAAACGTACTGCCTCTACACGGCGGGTTACGCCCCCGAAGAGACCTGCGATGGCAACCACTTTGAAGTGCGCACCAAATCCGCCGACGACGCCACCCTGTTCAGCAACAAGGGCGCAAGCGAAAGCAAGAGCACGGGCGGTTCCGGCGGAGCTGCCAAAAAGACCCGCAAAATGTTCTAG